GCCCGCCGGGATAGCCGAGGCCGAGCATCGCCGCGGCCTTGTCGTAGGCCTCGCCGACGGCGTCATCGATGGTCCTTCCGATCCGCCGGACGTCGAGCCAGTCGACGACGTGGTAGAGCGACGTGTGCCCGCCGCTGACGACGAGCCCGACGGCCGGCAGCGGCGGATCGAGCTCGGGCTCGCCATCGGCGAAGATCCGGACGCTGTGCAGGTGGGCCTTGACGTGGTCGACCGCGACGATCGGCCGATCGAAGACGAGCGACAACGCCTTGGCCGCAGTCGTGCCGATGACGAGGCTGCCGATCAGGCCAGGTCGATGGGCGACGGCGATCGCATCCAGTTGCCCGTCATCGACCTGTGCCTCGGCCATCGCCTGTTTCACGACTCCGACGATTGCCTCGACGTGGGCTCGTCCGGCGACCTCCGGCACGACGCCGCCGAAGTGGGCGTGTTTGGCGACCTGCGATGCGACGACGTTCGACAGGACGTGCCGGCCACGCACGATCGCGGCGGCGGTCTCGTCGCAGGTGCTTTCGATGCCGAGGACCGTCGGCCCGCTCACAACGTCTCCTGAACGGCCGCCGGCTCGACGACGTCGCCCCGGCCGGTCGGCTGGAGCAAATCGACCAATAGTACCTCGTACGCCCGCCAGACCTGCCGTGGCCAAATCGGGCCGTCTTGTTCCGGGCGGCTGTCTTCGCCCTCTGCGAGTGGCACGTCGACGTCGACCTCGACGCCGCTGCTCACGCCGCCCGTGCGATCGACGATTCGGCCGTCGGGCAAGTGGTAATACGCCTCGGTGAGACGCAGAAAGCCAAACCGACCGTCCGGCCCGCCAATCGGTAGCGGGATCTGCACGCTGCCCTTGCCGAACGTGTCCTGGCCGACCAGCGTCGCCCGGCCGTGGTGCGACAGGGCACCGGCGACAATTTCGCTCGCGCTCGCCGACGCACCGTCGACGAGCAACACCAGCGGCACGGTCGTCAGCCAATCTGGTACCTCTTCGGGCCGATCGACGCGGTGAAGGGTTCGCTGGGCATTTCGGCCGTCTTCGAAGGTGATCAGCTGGCCGTCATCGAGGAACAGGCTCGCGAGTCCGACGGCTTCGGTGAGTTGGCCGCCGGGGTTTTGGCGTAGGTCGAGCACAACGCCATCCAGCGGTTCCAGAGCCAGGAGGGCGTTGGCGACCTTGGCCGTGCAGTTCGGCGTGAACCGCTCCAGCCGCACATACGCGATGCGCGGGAGCTCACCCGAC
Above is a genomic segment from Planctomycetota bacterium containing:
- the tsaD gene encoding tRNA (adenosine(37)-N6)-threonylcarbamoyltransferase complex transferase subunit TsaD, with the protein product MSGPTVLGIESTCDETAAAIVRGRHVLSNVVASQVAKHAHFGGVVPEVAGRAHVEAIVGVVKQAMAEAQVDDGQLDAIAVAHRPGLIGSLVIGTTAAKALSLVFDRPIVAVDHVKAHLHSVRIFADGEPELDPPLPAVGLVVSGGHTSLYHVVDWLDVRRIGRTIDDAVGEAYDKAAAMLGLGYPGGPIIDKLAQTGDGTSLNLPRPMLGPTSLDFSFSGLKTALLYAVFGEKGRARTLADVSQQQVADAAASFQAACVETIVRKLRRAVDQTGAKSVVLGGGVSANRGLRQAVQEKLDVPAFVPAWPYCTDNAAMIAGLGARQFASGDVAGLDFLAESTVRD